The following are from one region of the Gloeomargarita lithophora Alchichica-D10 genome:
- a CDS encoding ComEC/Rec2 family competence protein has protein sequence MGKRFNAAVVVVLSSAWVLGLLAALVPYRLGGISLGGVALAGLAGVLAGVALRLPRLRRWGLGWWVWLMAGLIVVAAGFYLQWRTPQPGPQDISRKAPEFDVVVTGKALNLPRLNSSGKRRFFLETQQIELGEAPYTRTERVTGNLYVTVAPEQAEGVTPGRQVSVKGDIYLPVTAAFRGGFDFKNYLAQNNTFAGLRGEEVYFTDPTGTGTWGFWQLRQRIVAVHRQALGEQRGPLVSAMVVGARVVDLDASLRTAFTRAGLAHTIAASGFHVSLLLGTVLALTNRLGLRTQMLAGLGALGLFVMLAGFEAGVARASLMGSVGLWGLVQTGEGDVTGKRQPLHLLLLVAAVLLLYNPTWIGTLGFQFSFLATLGLMLLANPIAQSLTFLPPALAELIAVPTAAYLWTLPLQLYSFGLINTYAILLNAVAAPLITVLTLGGMVTAVIGLIQFQAGVGVAALLTYPLDFLLAIVAWTNQLPFNSLAAGKITAGQMVLIYVLLGLVCSGWDWWRRRWLWVSLFAVTTVLIPLVYGQATRLQLTVLETGKIPVMVLENRGKIGVINAGDEKTVKFTLLPFLQLQGVNQIDVGIALPGVPNEGWTNLNAVMPLRQFYGELPKTPLAKITPQPLDALQNVSLGEMNLTISNTKPTLLRVSAGNESLVWVPESSFAEQDALVTQGLLPANVLWWSGGTLGNRLLQTLQPYGAIASNFRVKKGDMGRLERLQISTFVTGQAGAVQWRPRRGFAGGRQESAG, from the coding sequence ATGGGCAAGCGGTTTAATGCGGCAGTGGTAGTGGTGCTCAGTTCGGCCTGGGTGTTGGGTTTGCTGGCGGCACTGGTGCCCTATCGCCTGGGGGGAATTTCCCTGGGGGGGGTGGCTCTGGCGGGGTTGGCGGGGGTGTTGGCGGGGGTTGCTCTGCGTTTGCCCCGGTTGCGCCGCTGGGGTTTGGGGTGGTGGGTGTGGCTGATGGCGGGTTTGATTGTGGTGGCGGCGGGATTTTATTTGCAATGGCGTACTCCCCAACCGGGTCCCCAGGATATTAGCCGCAAAGCCCCGGAATTTGATGTGGTGGTGACGGGCAAAGCGTTGAATTTGCCCCGCTTGAACTCTAGTGGTAAACGGCGGTTTTTCCTAGAAACCCAACAGATTGAACTGGGGGAGGCTCCCTATACCCGCACGGAGCGGGTGACGGGCAATCTGTATGTGACGGTGGCTCCAGAGCAGGCGGAAGGGGTAACGCCGGGGCGCCAGGTATCGGTAAAAGGGGATATTTATCTGCCGGTGACGGCGGCGTTTCGGGGGGGGTTTGATTTCAAAAATTATTTAGCGCAAAATAACACCTTTGCGGGTCTGCGGGGGGAAGAAGTTTATTTCACTGACCCAACGGGGACGGGCACCTGGGGCTTTTGGCAACTGCGGCAACGGATTGTGGCGGTGCATCGCCAAGCTCTGGGGGAACAACGGGGGCCGTTGGTGAGTGCGATGGTGGTGGGGGCACGGGTGGTGGATTTGGATGCCAGCTTACGCACGGCTTTTACTCGGGCGGGGTTGGCGCATACGATTGCCGCTTCCGGGTTCCACGTGTCGTTGCTGTTGGGGACGGTGCTGGCCTTGACCAATCGCCTGGGACTGCGGACGCAAATGCTGGCGGGGTTGGGGGCACTGGGGTTGTTTGTGATGCTGGCGGGTTTTGAGGCGGGGGTGGCGCGGGCTTCTTTGATGGGATCGGTGGGGCTGTGGGGGTTGGTGCAAACCGGGGAGGGGGATGTGACGGGCAAACGCCAGCCCCTGCATTTACTCCTGTTGGTGGCAGCGGTACTGTTGCTGTACAACCCCACTTGGATTGGCACGTTAGGGTTCCAGTTTAGTTTTTTGGCGACCTTGGGATTGATGCTCTTGGCCAACCCGATTGCCCAAAGTTTGACGTTTTTACCCCCGGCGTTGGCGGAATTGATTGCGGTGCCGACGGCGGCTTACCTGTGGACATTGCCCCTGCAATTGTACAGCTTTGGCTTGATCAATACCTATGCCATTTTGCTGAATGCGGTGGCGGCTCCTTTGATCACGGTGCTGACCTTGGGGGGGATGGTGACGGCGGTGATCGGGCTGATTCAGTTCCAGGCGGGGGTGGGGGTGGCGGCGTTGTTGACCTATCCGTTGGATTTTTTGTTGGCCATTGTCGCCTGGACGAATCAACTGCCGTTTAATTCCCTGGCGGCGGGGAAGATTACCGCCGGGCAGATGGTGTTGATCTATGTGCTGTTGGGGCTGGTCTGTTCCGGGTGGGACTGGTGGCGCCGCCGCTGGCTGTGGGTGAGTTTATTTGCGGTGACAACGGTGTTGATTCCCCTGGTGTATGGACAGGCGACGCGGCTCCAGCTCACCGTATTAGAGACGGGGAAAATTCCGGTGATGGTGTTGGAAAATCGGGGCAAAATTGGGGTCATCAATGCGGGGGATGAAAAAACGGTAAAATTCACGCTCCTGCCGTTTTTACAACTGCAAGGGGTCAATCAAATTGATGTGGGGATTGCCCTGCCCGGGGTGCCCAACGAGGGCTGGACAAACTTGAATGCAGTAATGCCTCTGCGACAATTTTATGGGGAACTGCCCAAAACGCCGTTAGCCAAAATCACGCCCCAACCCCTTGATGCCCTCCAAAATGTGTCCCTGGGGGAAATGAATTTAACGATCAGCAATACCAAACCCACCCTATTGCGGGTGAGCGCCGGGAATGAAAGTTTGGTCTGGGTGCCGGAGAGCAGTTTTGCCGAGCAGGATGCCCTGGTCACACAGGGGTTACTCCCGGCCAATGTGCTGTGGTGGAGCGGTGGCACCCTGGGGAATCGTTTGCTCCAAACCCTGCAACCCTACGGGGCGATTGCCTCCAATTTTCGGGTAAAAAAAGGGGACATGGGGCGGCTGGAGCGACTGCAAATTTCTACTTTTGTTACCGGGCAGGCGGGGGCGGTGCAATGGCGACCGAGGCGGGGCTTTGCCGGGGGACGGCAGGAATCAGCCGGTTGA
- a CDS encoding Crp/Fnr family transcriptional regulator, translated as MEKSTPEILVALRHSPLFEGWSSTALERMSQRLFLAHHEPDKLLIMEEDGGGTVYFIIEGWVKIRTHNREGREITLNILGPGEIFGEMAALAASARSCDVLSVTHLVLGSLSAREFMNVVQTEPLMGLRLSQLMARRLRQLNRRLRVRESDSVARVVDVLLFLAEGQGRTSAQGIEIPNLPHRELGSLSGLTRETVTRVLRKLEQEGMIERLTGKTARRDEEGSNTRGLIRVPNLAQLESLLG; from the coding sequence GTGGAAAAGTCCACCCCCGAAATCCTGGTTGCCCTGCGCCATTCTCCCCTATTTGAGGGTTGGTCAAGCACGGCTCTGGAACGGATGAGTCAACGGTTATTCCTGGCGCACCATGAGCCGGACAAGTTGCTGATCATGGAAGAAGACGGGGGTGGTACGGTGTACTTCATCATCGAGGGCTGGGTAAAAATCCGTACCCACAACCGGGAGGGTCGGGAGATTACCCTCAATATCCTGGGGCCGGGGGAAATTTTTGGGGAAATGGCGGCGTTGGCGGCTTCGGCTCGTTCCTGTGATGTATTGAGCGTCACCCATTTGGTTTTGGGCAGTTTATCCGCCCGGGAATTTATGAATGTGGTGCAGACGGAGCCGTTGATGGGGTTGCGGTTGTCCCAGTTGATGGCACGGCGACTGCGGCAGTTGAACCGCCGACTGCGGGTGCGGGAGTCGGACAGTGTGGCCAGGGTGGTGGATGTGCTGTTGTTTCTCGCCGAAGGGCAGGGGCGTACCAGTGCCCAGGGGATTGAAATTCCCAACTTGCCGCACCGGGAGTTGGGCAGTCTGAGCGGCCTGACCCGGGAAACCGTCACCCGGGTATTACGCAAGTTGGAGCAGGAGGGGATGATCGAGCGGCTGACCGGGAAAACCGCCCGCCGGGATGAGGAAGGCAGCAATACCCGCGGCTTGATCCGGGTGCCGAATTTAGCGCAGTTGGAATCATTGTTGGGTTAG
- a CDS encoding agmatine deiminase family protein gives MNPRRRLPAEWEPHQATWFSWPHNRETWPEQLTSATAALVPAVQSLGEGETVHINVLDAAHREQVRAQVGDSANIILHILPTNDAWCRDHGAIFIQEQTAHGWELVATHWQYNAWGEKYPPWERDQRVGAQMAAILAVPCRTLAMVLEGGAIESNGAGILLASQDCLLHPRRNPGLTTADWEGVFRDYLGAQRVLWLNAEIQGDDTDGHVDVTTRFVGSDTLVVAVETNPDDGNYPSLQANWERLQALAPVLGLRLIPLPMPQPVIHAGQRLPASYANFYIGNRVVLLPTFNDPQDGVALGILQKLFPERRVVGIDSRAIIEGLGGLHCLTQPVPAI, from the coding sequence GTGAATCCACGGCGACGCTTACCGGCGGAATGGGAACCCCATCAGGCCACTTGGTTTTCCTGGCCGCACAACCGGGAAACTTGGCCTGAGCAGTTAACCTCAGCCACAGCGGCTCTGGTGCCAGCCGTGCAATCGCTGGGCGAGGGAGAAACGGTACATATCAACGTCCTGGATGCGGCACACCGGGAACAGGTGCGGGCACAGGTGGGAGATAGTGCTAACATTATACTGCATATTTTACCCACCAATGATGCCTGGTGTCGGGATCATGGGGCAATTTTTATCCAGGAGCAAACGGCGCATGGCTGGGAACTGGTGGCGACCCACTGGCAGTACAACGCCTGGGGAGAGAAATACCCGCCCTGGGAGCGGGATCAACGGGTGGGGGCGCAGATGGCGGCGATTTTGGCTGTGCCCTGTAGGACGTTAGCAATGGTGCTAGAGGGGGGAGCGATTGAATCGAATGGGGCGGGGATTTTATTGGCCTCCCAGGATTGTCTCCTGCATCCCCGGCGGAATCCGGGTTTGACGACCGCTGATTGGGAGGGGGTGTTCCGGGATTATTTGGGGGCACAGCGGGTACTTTGGCTGAATGCCGAAATTCAGGGGGATGATACGGACGGCCATGTGGATGTGACCACCCGGTTTGTCGGCTCGGATACCTTGGTGGTGGCGGTGGAAACCAACCCCGATGACGGCAATTACCCCTCACTGCAGGCAAATTGGGAGCGGTTGCAAGCCCTGGCTCCGGTGCTGGGTTTACGCCTGATTCCCCTGCCCATGCCCCAGCCGGTAATTCACGCAGGACAGCGGTTACCGGCCAGTTACGCCAATTTTTACATCGGCAATCGGGTGGTGTTATTGCCCACATTCAACGACCCCCAGGATGGGGTGGCCTTGGGGATTTTACAAAAATTGTTCCCCGAACGGCGGGTGGTGGGCATTGACAGTCGCGCCATTATCGAGGGGCTGGGGGGCTTGCATTGCTTGACCCAACCGGTACCGGCGATTTAA
- a CDS encoding DUF29 family protein → MPLYERDFYAWTQKQADLLRSGQLAQLDIANVTWATKSLGSPAGAGYNRGRMRG, encoded by the coding sequence GTGCCACTTTATGAGCGGGATTTTTATGCCTGGACGCAAAAACAGGCGGATTTGTTGAGGTCGGGGCAGTTGGCGCAACTCGATATTGCCAATGTGACCTGGGCTACCAAGTCCCTTGGTTCTCCGGCGGGGGCTGGGTACAATCGGGGCAGGATGCGGGGGTAG
- the aroA gene encoding 3-phosphoshikimate 1-carboxyvinyltransferase, which produces MSPPIQLTPAGVHITPPPNLTLRGIVAVPGDKSISHRALIFGCLAQGTTTITGILPSADPQSTAQCLRDLGHDITPLTDGEVRVQPGEWQEPQQVLDCGNSGTTMRLLLGLLAGRAGQFFSLTGDDSLRGRPMQRVITPLSQMGAQIWGRKGGTRAPLAVQGQLLQPIAYDSPIASAQVKSAILLAGLGCEGMTQVQEPAPSRDHTERMLRAFGAQITWKNGTVQLQGGAQLRGQTVVVPGDMSSAAFWLVAGAITPGADIMLTNVGVNPSRTGILEVLEAMGARITCHNQRLVAGEPLADIQVQHSALEGVAVGGALIPRLIDEIPILTVAAAFAQGKTVIRDAAELRVKESDRLTAMATQLTRLGARVEEYPDGLTIHGSQQPLVGTELHTYDDHRIAMALAIAALNAQGASYLSPGGCVQISYPQFWQTLQQLCQPSP; this is translated from the coding sequence ATGTCACCGCCGATCCAGCTCACCCCAGCGGGGGTTCACATTACCCCGCCCCCCAACCTGACCTTACGGGGAATCGTGGCCGTGCCGGGGGATAAATCCATTTCCCATCGGGCGTTGATTTTTGGTTGTTTGGCGCAGGGAACCACGACCATTACGGGAATTTTACCCAGTGCTGACCCCCAAAGTACGGCGCAGTGTTTGCGGGATTTGGGGCATGACATTACGCCCCTCACGGATGGGGAAGTGCGGGTACAGCCGGGGGAATGGCAAGAACCCCAGCAGGTCTTGGATTGCGGCAACTCTGGTACTACCATGCGCTTGCTGTTGGGTCTGCTGGCGGGGCGGGCGGGGCAATTTTTTAGCTTGACCGGGGATGATTCCCTGCGGGGGCGACCCATGCAACGGGTAATTACCCCCTTGAGCCAGATGGGGGCGCAGATTTGGGGACGCAAAGGCGGCACCCGGGCACCCCTGGCGGTGCAAGGGCAATTACTGCAACCCATTGCCTACGATAGTCCCATCGCTTCGGCGCAGGTAAAATCAGCTATTTTGCTGGCGGGGTTGGGTTGTGAGGGCATGACCCAGGTGCAGGAACCGGCACCCTCGCGGGATCATACCGAACGGATGTTGCGGGCATTTGGGGCGCAAATTACCTGGAAAAACGGCACCGTGCAACTCCAGGGCGGCGCCCAACTGCGGGGACAAACGGTGGTGGTACCGGGGGATATGAGTTCGGCGGCCTTTTGGTTGGTGGCGGGGGCGATTACTCCCGGTGCGGATATTATGCTAACTAATGTGGGGGTCAATCCCAGTCGCACTGGCATTTTAGAAGTCCTCGAAGCGATGGGTGCCCGGATCACCTGCCACAACCAACGGCTGGTGGCGGGGGAACCCCTGGCGGATATTCAGGTACAGCACAGTGCCCTAGAAGGGGTGGCGGTGGGGGGGGCGTTGATTCCCCGATTGATTGATGAAATTCCGATTCTCACCGTAGCGGCGGCCTTTGCCCAGGGGAAAACCGTGATCCGGGATGCTGCTGAATTGCGGGTAAAAGAGAGCGACCGTTTAACGGCGATGGCCACCCAACTCACCCGTTTGGGGGCTAGGGTAGAAGAATACCCGGATGGCTTGACCATTCACGGCAGCCAACAACCCCTCGTGGGCACCGAATTGCACACCTACGATGACCACCGGATTGCCATGGCGCTGGCGATTGCCGCCCTCAATGCCCAGGGTGCGTCTTACCTCTCGCCTGGGGGGTGTGTGCAAATTTCCTATCCCCAGTTTTGGCAAACCCTCCAACAACTGTGTCAACCCAGCCCCTAG
- a CDS encoding alpha/beta hydrolase, producing MSPNSRRSVSLVACLITLPLSLLFVGYMTKSSTPAEVHITTSTGTLYGTQIIPGSNVPEPVVLIIAGSGLTDRNGNNPLAGQNNSLKLLAEGLADHGIASIRYDKRGIGESAAAGLEEADLRFDTYVEDAGLWIQQLQADSRFSSITVIGHSEGSLIGMLATPKTGADAFVSIAGIAQTASQVLRDQLRPSLPDALWQQNEQILAALEQGNIVTSVPPELNALYRSSIQPYLISWFRYTPAQEIRHLTVPVLIVQGTTDIQVSVSEAQALKMAKPDAELRIIEGMNHVLKAVSLDPEQQNASYSDPTLPVVPELVEEINQFIHTSEMRRESNQSLHRNVPN from the coding sequence ATGTCTCCCAATTCTCGCCGTTCTGTCAGTCTGGTTGCCTGTCTAATCACTCTACCTTTATCACTGCTGTTTGTAGGTTATATGACAAAATCCTCAACGCCTGCCGAGGTTCACATTACAACATCAACAGGCACTCTCTATGGCACACAGATTATTCCAGGGTCTAATGTGCCAGAGCCAGTGGTGCTGATCATCGCGGGTTCAGGTCTGACCGATCGCAATGGAAACAATCCTCTAGCTGGGCAGAATAATAGCCTCAAACTCCTCGCTGAAGGATTAGCGGATCATGGCATTGCCTCAATCCGATATGACAAGCGCGGGATTGGAGAAAGCGCAGCCGCAGGACTTGAAGAGGCTGATTTGCGTTTCGATACCTATGTTGAAGATGCTGGACTTTGGATTCAGCAATTGCAGGCAGATTCTCGTTTTTCAAGCATCACCGTAATTGGTCACAGCGAAGGCTCTCTGATCGGAATGCTGGCAACCCCAAAAACCGGAGCAGATGCTTTTGTATCAATCGCCGGAATTGCCCAAACTGCATCACAAGTTTTACGAGATCAACTGCGACCTAGCTTGCCAGATGCATTATGGCAACAGAATGAGCAGATTCTTGCTGCTCTGGAGCAAGGCAACATAGTGACCTCTGTTCCACCAGAACTCAACGCGCTCTACAGATCGAGTATCCAACCCTACCTCATTTCCTGGTTTCGCTATACCCCTGCCCAAGAGATTAGGCATCTCACTGTCCCTGTTCTAATTGTTCAAGGAACAACTGATATCCAAGTGTCTGTCAGTGAGGCGCAAGCCCTGAAAATGGCTAAGCCGGATGCGGAGCTTAGAATTATTGAGGGGATGAATCACGTCTTAAAAGCTGTTTCATTAGACCCTGAACAGCAAAATGCTTCCTATTCTGACCCAACGCTGCCAGTTGTGCCTGAACTCGTTGAAGAGATAAATCAATTTATTCATACCAGTGAAATGCGCCGTGAGTCTAACCAGTCGCTGCACCGAAACGTGCCAAATTGA
- a CDS encoding class I SAM-dependent methyltransferase, producing MRTKLSPTTRYQNAALAYYLALTKSSYLHYGYWQPLPQSADDLTLARFRQAQADYAQKLIGMIPAAVQQILDVGCGIGGNAVKLLELGYQTDGLAPDPGQKQKFLEATAGRAGFYLSEFQSFRPSRTYDLVLMSESSQYMDRTDLARSAMRCLTPGGYLLLADMLRQDADYQKGIFSNCHHAGQLAVALAEAGFKLVQAEDISAAVAPTLDLCLENLQTFGVSTFSYIGEVLGIAVPPIHRLLVWAYNTWAKELVAEGLACREIFDRHLCYEMQLWQLP from the coding sequence ATGCGTACTAAATTATCTCCGACAACCCGTTACCAAAATGCGGCTCTGGCCTACTATTTGGCTTTAACCAAATCCAGCTATTTGCATTATGGCTATTGGCAACCCTTACCCCAATCGGCGGACGATTTAACCCTGGCTCGGTTTCGGCAAGCCCAGGCCGACTATGCCCAAAAATTAATCGGGATGATTCCGGCGGCGGTGCAGCAAATTTTGGATGTGGGCTGTGGCATTGGTGGGAATGCGGTTAAACTTTTGGAACTGGGCTATCAAACCGATGGTCTTGCCCCTGACCCTGGCCAGAAACAAAAATTTTTAGAGGCCACGGCGGGTCGGGCTGGCTTTTATCTGAGCGAATTTCAAAGTTTTCGCCCCAGTCGCACCTACGATTTGGTGTTGATGAGTGAGAGCAGTCAATATATGGACAGGACGGATTTGGCCAGGTCAGCCATGCGTTGTTTGACTCCGGGGGGATATTTGCTGTTGGCGGATATGTTGCGCCAGGATGCTGATTACCAAAAGGGAATTTTTTCCAACTGTCACCATGCCGGTCAACTGGCGGTGGCCTTGGCTGAGGCGGGCTTTAAGCTGGTGCAGGCCGAGGATATTTCTGCCGCGGTGGCTCCGACTTTAGACCTCTGTTTAGAAAATCTCCAGACCTTTGGCGTAAGTACCTTTAGTTACATTGGGGAAGTGCTGGGGATCGCCGTACCGCCCATCCATCGCCTGTTGGTTTGGGCTTATAACACTTGGGCCAAGGAATTGGTCGCCGAGGGTTTGGCCTGTCGGGAGATTTTTGACCGTCATCTCTGCTATGAAATGCAACTGTGGCAATTGCCTTAG
- the upp gene encoding uracil phosphoribosyltransferase produces the protein MTLQATVYVPPHPLIQHWLGVVRDRHTPGALFRPALGELGRWLTYEAVRRDWLPLTATTVETPLAAATATFIDPMVPVVLVPILRAGLTLLEGSQNLLPLARVYHFGVVRDEATLEPTIYLNKLPAQLDPDTRVLVLDPMLATGGTLMAALEALVSRGAQPAYIRVVAVIAAPPALQKITRHYPQVQIYTAGIDETLNEVGFIVPGLGDAGDRSFGTM, from the coding sequence GTGACCCTGCAAGCTACGGTTTATGTGCCGCCCCATCCCCTGATTCAGCATTGGTTGGGGGTGGTACGGGATCGCCATACGCCGGGGGCATTGTTTCGCCCTGCCCTGGGGGAATTGGGGCGCTGGTTGACCTACGAGGCGGTGCGCCGGGATTGGTTGCCCTTGACGGCGACCACGGTGGAAACACCCTTGGCGGCGGCGACAGCCACCTTTATTGACCCGATGGTGCCGGTGGTGTTGGTGCCGATTTTGCGGGCGGGATTGACGCTATTGGAGGGGAGCCAGAATTTATTACCCCTGGCGCGGGTCTATCACTTCGGCGTGGTGCGGGATGAAGCCACCCTGGAACCCACGATTTATTTGAATAAACTACCCGCCCAACTTGATCCCGACACCCGGGTGCTGGTGCTTGACCCCATGTTGGCCACCGGGGGTACGCTGATGGCGGCTTTAGAGGCTCTGGTATCACGGGGGGCACAACCGGCCTATATTCGGGTGGTGGCGGTGATTGCCGCTCCCCCCGCTTTGCAAAAAATTACCCGCCATTACCCCCAGGTGCAGATTTATACCGCCGGGATTGACGAAACTTTGAATGAAGTCGGTTTTATTGTGCCGGGGTTGGGGGATGCGGGTGACCGGAGTTTCGGAACCATGTAA
- a CDS encoding TM0106 family RecB-like putative nuclease, with amino-acid sequence MSAKPVLVTEHLFYYHRCSRRSFLDHRQAVVPQPERSRHREQVTSRWPGQCPHYQPPDWDTGFQATCEMMRQGVPAIHQGVLQVITPAAVLVGRPDLLIREPGTSRWGDWHYRPLEIRLGQRPKPEYQAVAAFHSWLLAQMQEVWPRWGELALPGPRFLRVNLEQALPPMHQMLAACLDTLKQKDAPEVFISRSRCQLCPWLDYCSTVAKQKHHLSLVPGVTLKRYEELQNLGFNRIDDLAQADPLLIYNRTSLGVNTSNKLVRQAQAIAQQKALAVAPISRLPQAQVGYFFDIEADPYLDCVYLHGVLLVTPQEQKFYSLVAEQVSQEGRIWQELLTLLERHPQAPIYHFCPFEPQTIQRLGQKYGTTPARIQTIRQRCVDLHTRLVRSVVLPVENYTLKAIARWLGFGWQHPRADGAQCTQWYNQWLQTQDHSYLQALQRYNQDDCYATYHLYCWLVDFMRHQQATPAVSRSTG; translated from the coding sequence ATGAGTGCCAAGCCGGTGCTGGTCACCGAACACCTATTTTATTATCATCGCTGTTCCCGGCGCAGTTTTCTCGACCATCGCCAGGCGGTTGTCCCCCAACCGGAACGTTCCCGCCATCGGGAGCAGGTCACCAGCCGTTGGCCGGGGCAATGTCCCCATTATCAGCCCCCCGACTGGGACACCGGCTTCCAGGCCACCTGCGAAATGATGCGCCAGGGGGTGCCGGCCATTCACCAGGGCGTACTGCAAGTTATTACCCCCGCCGCCGTGCTGGTGGGTCGCCCGGATTTACTGATTCGTGAACCCGGCACTTCTCGCTGGGGGGACTGGCACTATCGTCCCTTGGAAATTCGCCTGGGACAACGACCCAAACCGGAATACCAGGCGGTGGCGGCGTTTCACAGTTGGTTGCTGGCGCAGATGCAGGAGGTCTGGCCTCGCTGGGGGGAATTGGCGCTGCCGGGGCCGCGGTTTTTGCGGGTCAATCTGGAACAAGCCCTGCCCCCCATGCACCAGATGCTGGCCGCCTGTCTGGACACCCTCAAACAAAAAGATGCCCCGGAGGTATTTATCAGCCGCAGTCGCTGTCAACTCTGTCCCTGGCTGGATTATTGCAGTACTGTTGCCAAACAAAAGCATCACCTGAGTTTGGTGCCTGGGGTTACCCTGAAGCGTTATGAAGAATTGCAAAACCTGGGCTTTAACCGGATTGATGACCTGGCGCAGGCCGACCCCCTGCTCATCTACAACCGCACCAGTTTGGGGGTGAATACCAGCAATAAACTTGTCCGCCAAGCCCAGGCGATTGCCCAGCAAAAAGCCCTGGCGGTGGCACCGATTTCCCGCTTGCCCCAGGCGCAGGTTGGTTACTTTTTTGATATTGAAGCCGACCCCTATTTGGATTGTGTGTATTTACATGGGGTGTTACTGGTCACCCCCCAGGAACAAAAATTCTATTCCCTAGTGGCGGAGCAGGTGAGCCAGGAGGGGCGCATTTGGCAGGAATTATTAACCTTGCTGGAACGCCATCCCCAGGCTCCCATTTATCATTTTTGCCCCTTTGAACCCCAGACGATCCAACGGTTGGGGCAGAAATACGGCACGACACCCGCCCGCATCCAGACCATTCGCCAGCGGTGTGTGGATTTGCATACCCGTTTGGTGCGCTCGGTGGTACTGCCGGTGGAAAACTATACCCTCAAGGCGATTGCCCGTTGGTTGGGGTTTGGCTGGCAACATCCCCGTGCCGATGGGGCGCAATGTACCCAGTGGTATAACCAATGGCTGCAAACCCAAGACCACAGCTATCTCCAGGCATTACAACGTTATAACCAGGACGATTGTTATGCCACCTATCACCTGTACTGCTGGCTGGTGGATTTTATGCGGCATCAGCAGGCCACCCCCGCCGTGAGCCGCTCAACCGGCTGA
- a CDS encoding Uma2 family endonuclease, whose protein sequence is MIANFHEFISANDYLKWEAQQEIRYEYLDGQVYGMTGGTVPHNDITLNLATALKTFLRGTDCKVQMADVKVIFAEQGAYFYPDIVVTCDAQDRQARDGIRSPRLIVEVLSPGTAGFDYGQKFRRYRRLLSLQEYVLIDSETIGVDCYRHREDGQWQLTSYPDHGNRVELVSIGYSCPLAVIYENVDFIPPPNP, encoded by the coding sequence ATGATTGCCAATTTTCATGAGTTTATTTCAGCCAATGATTATTTGAAATGGGAAGCACAACAGGAAATTCGTTATGAGTATTTGGATGGTCAAGTCTATGGCATGACGGGTGGAACGGTTCCCCACAATGACATTACCCTGAACCTCGCTACCGCCCTAAAAACCTTTCTCCGGGGCACGGATTGTAAGGTGCAAATGGCGGATGTAAAGGTGATTTTTGCGGAACAAGGCGCCTACTTTTACCCGGATATAGTCGTGACCTGTGATGCCCAAGACCGCCAAGCACGGGACGGGATTCGTTCCCCCCGGTTAATTGTCGAGGTTCTATCCCCCGGTACCGCCGGTTTTGATTATGGGCAAAAGTTTCGCCGCTATCGCCGTTTGCTGAGTTTGCAGGAGTATGTGTTGATTGATTCGGAAACCATCGGGGTGGATTGCTACCGGCACCGGGAAGACGGGCAGTGGCAACTCACCAGCTATCCCGACCATGGCAATCGGGTTGAATTAGTGAGCATTGGTTACTCATGCCCCTTAGCGGTGATCTACGAAAATGTGGATTTTATCCCGCCCCCCAACCCATAA